Genomic window (Flavobacterium oreochromis):
TAAAAAGCAATTATCTTCAATATTAAAATTGATCCTTTTTCATCACAATTCATTTAGTTTAAAACGTAAACTAAAATATTAGAACTTAAAAAATAAACTTTTAAAATTCAAAGAGGTTGTCCTAAAAGTAAAAAATCAACACACAGTTTGTCACTCCGACGTAAGGAGGAGTCTTATAATCAGTACTATGTGATTTCTCCCTTTGGTCGAAGTGACAAGATTTCGGACTTTTTGGAGAGCCTCTTTATTTTCAATCTATAGTACAAATAAAAAACAAAAATTTGAATTTTTACTCAAAAATGAATGAACGTTCATTTATTTTTTTAATTTTACACAGTGAATTTTTCAGTAAACAAAGAAAAAGAAGCAATTAAAACAATATAAGTATAAACTTCTTTTGAAGTACTTAATTACTTATACATAATACAATTCAAAAGAATGATTGTACACTATAAAAAATGAAATATTACTTTTTAATAAAATTTAAAAAATAATACACTCTGAGATTAATCAAAATATTTTAAATAAAAATAATGAGCGAACAAGAACTAATATTAAATATGCAAACTATTCTCCAAGAAAAAATGGAGAAAGATTATGCTAAAGGTAAAACTGAAAGAGATGCACATCCTAGATCTTTAGGATTATTAAAAGCTAATTTCAAGATTATAAAAAACTTACCAATAGATTTACAAGTAGGCATATTTCAACCTGGTAAAATTTATAAATCTTTTGTAAGAATATCTAATGCTAGTGGAAAAGTACAATCTGATAAAGAAAAAGATATCAGAGGTTTTGCTATGAAACTTATTGAAATAGAAGGAAAACGTTTTGATACTACTGAAAGTCATACGCAAGATTTTTTAATGATATCTCATCCTACAATGCCTCTTGGCACTATAAAACTTTTTAGAGACGCTATATATTATGCAGTAAAATGGAATCCTTTGATTTTAGCAATGAAAATGTTTTTTACTGGTAATGGCAAAATTTTGAAAGAACTCAATAATGCTAAAAAAAATCAGACAAGCCCATTAGACTTAACTTATTGGAGTACAACACCCTATATGTATGGAGATAAACAAATAAAGTTTAGGATAGTTCCTACCTCCAATACTAAAAGCGAATTACCAAAAGTTCTTAGTGAAAATTATCTAACTGAAAATATGATAACGCATCTTCAAAAGGATATTGCAACATTTGATTTTTTTATTCAGCCTTTCAGTGATGAAATAAATACTCCTATAGAAAATGCTGGAATTGAATGGAATAGTCCTTTTATAAAAGTTGCAGAAATAGAAATTCCTATTCAAAATTTTAATACAGAAGAACGTTTTGATCTTGCTGAACAGTTATCATTTTCCCCATCTAATTCATTAGAAGCCCATAGACCAATTGGAGGAATAAACCGTGCTAGAATAGAGATTTATAAAGCTTTATCAAAATTTCGTCATGAACGAGATAATAAACCTATAATAGAACCGACAATAAATGATCTTAATTTTAAATAATAATTATTCTAACAATGAACAAATTTAAATCAATTAGTTTCATAGTATTACGCTATTTACTTGCGCTATTTATGATAAATGCTGGTGCTCAACACTTTATTAAACCTGATTTTTATACTCCTTTTGTTCCTGATTTTCTTCCTTTTAAAGGATTTATTATACTCGGATCAGGGATTATAGAATTAGCTTTAGGTATCTTATTACTTTTAAAGAACAATTTAGCAAAATATGCAGGATTGGGAATTTTTATATTAATGCTAGTCTTTTTACCTATACATATTAAAGATGTATTAGTTGAAAATCCTTCTATAGGATCTCATAAATTAGCTATCATACGCTTACCTTTCCAATTTATATTTTTAGCTTGGTCATGGGGTATTTGGAACCATTTAAAAAAACAAAACGAAACTTCAGAAAATAAACAATAAAACAAACCGTATGAAAAGAAAACATATCTATTTATTATTAAGTATCTTGGGAATTTGCTACACTTGGTTTTTTAATATTCAATATTTTCAAACAGCAGTGGATCCTTCTCTTCTAAATTTCTTTAGAGATGCAAAATGTAGTCTTCCTGCACAATCACTAGAAGCAGATTTAAAGGTAGTAGTTCTAACGTTCTTTGCTTTTTACATTCCTGATGCTATCCGTTTGAAAATTAAATATTGGTGGACTTTAATTCCTCTCACTTTTTTAATTGCTGTCGCTTTTACATTTCCTTTTTATTTATTTCTAAGAGAATTAGCTCTTGAAAAAGAAAATAATTAATATGTTAAATACAAAAAACATCTTGTTATACTTACTTCAAGATCAAACAAACAAAACGTAACAAACTAATAACTGTTGCACAACTATAGAATTATATAAAAACATTTTAATTCAGAGTTGTGCAACTCATTATTTTCATAATACAAAAACTATAATTCTACCTTAGAAACTTATTATTAGCATTTAAAAAATATAAAATGAAAAAAACTGCTATCATACTTGGAGCCACAGGACTTACTGGAAGTTATTTATTAAAATTATTATTAACAAGTGAAAATTATGAAAAAGTAAAAATATTTACGCGAAAAAGTACTGGTATAAAACACCCAAAGTTAGATGAAATTACAGGAGATATTCTTCATTTGGAGAAATATTCTAAAGATTTTAAAGCAGATGAAGTTTTTGTTGTATTGGTACAACTAAAGCTCAAACACCTAATAAAGAAGAATATTTTGCTATTGATTATGGTATACCTGTTAATGCTGCTAAATTATGTGTACAAAACAACATTTCTACTTTTAGCGTAATTTCCGCCATTGGCGCCAACCCTAATTCATCTGTTTTTTATAGTCGCACTAAAGGTCTAATGGAGCAAACTATTTTACAGTACAAAATCCCTAACATACTTATTTATAGACCTTCCCTAATTTATGGAGAAAGAAGGGATAAACGTTTTATAGAAAATATTGCTAAATTATTAATTAACGGATTACGATTTCTTTTGATAGGTAAAATGAAAAAGTACCGTTCAATTACAGGTCAAGAATTAGCTAAAAATTTATTTTTAGGTACTAAAAAAACAGGGCATAAAATCATTGAAAGAGATTTTTTTGTATAATAAATAAAAGAATTCAAAAAAGATATAGTTAAATTATTTTTAAACACTTCCTTGGATAAAGAACAAAAAATTACATTTTAACTATATCTTCAAATTCAATAATTTATTTAGCCCTAAAATCACTCAAATTATCTTTCATTTGTTCAATATGTCTTTGGGTATGATGAATCATGAAATTTAACCAATCTACAATGGTCATATCTCCTATTTTAGGATGCTTATGAACCCTATTATCTACTAATACTTCACCTTTCTTTAGGGCAATTTTAAAAGCTTCTCGTTCGTTAATAAAAACTTCTGTAAGAATAGTCATTTCTTTAAATTCTCCTTTTGGTAAAAGAAATTCAGGGGCTAAAATTTTTTGCTCTTTTCTTTTATCCATTAAACCTTCTCTTATTTTGTCATTTCCAACAATTTCAGTCTGAGTACTTATTGTAGAAGAAGGTTTCGAAATAATAGAAAAGATAATTTGATCAGTTAAATAAACATGCTCTAAAATTTCGGGAATATTCCAATTTTCTTGCTTTTTAAAATTTCGTTCAGCTTCTGTTGTAGTATTTATGAAATTCAATATTTCATTAGTAGTATAATCCAATTGGAATATAATTTTTTCTAGATCCATTTTTATATTTTTAAATTTATTATGATTTTTCCTTTTAAAAACTCTTTGTAAATATTTATTTATCAATAAGAATTTTATATAATTTTGAATATGTAGGGGTTTTTATTCCAAAATCCACCGCTGATTTAATGATGTATCCTGTTAATGTTTCTAATTCAGTATACTCTTTTTTATTTTTAAAATCATTGTGCATAGATGAAGTTGTATGATAAGGTAAAGATGAATATTTCATAAGAGTTTTTTCTGTTATATCTTTTGAAATAATAATACCTTTTGCTTGAGCTAGTATCTTTACCTCTTCTATTAATAATTTTATAGTTTCTAAGCTTTCAGATGTAGAAATAACATCTCCAATACATCTATTATAATAACTAGTAGCTGTAGCAATAGGAGAAAGAAAAATAAATTTTTCCCAAATTATAGATAAAATATCTTGAGATAAAGTAGCTTGAATACCCGCTAGTTTCATTAACTTTTCAAAAAATATTAATTTATCATCTCTATATTCAACATCTCCAAAAAAAGAGTTTCAATATTACCTATATTTTCAACTACACCTGCTTCTCTTAAACGTGAAACAATATATACACATCCTTCTAATACAATATTATTAGGATATTTTCTTTTTATTCGCTCTTTGCTATTAACACCATTAAGTAAAGGGAGTAAAATAGTATGCTTAGCAATACATGGATCTAGTTGTAAAATTACATCATCAAGATCATAACTTTTAGTAGTTATGATTATTAAATCTACTACTCCAAAATCAAATGAATTATCAGATGCAATAAAAGGTTTAGCAATAAAATCAGCTCCTTCTTTTAAAACAGTAAGCCCTTGATTTTTAATAATTTTTAAATGTTCACCACGAGCTAAGAAATTAATTTCAATAGCATCACTATTATTAAAACAACTAGCTAACAATCCTCCAAAATATCCTCCAACCCCTCCTACTCCTGCTATCAATATTTTCGTTTTCATACATTAAAAAGATAATTTGATTAAGAAAAAATAGATATTAAATAAGCTCTTATAATCCTACAAAAATCTTATTATTCACACAACGATTAAGCCTTCTTTTAAATCCAGAAGTTATTTATACCTTAAAGATAATAAAAATTTACATTTAAAAAATTTATTCATTATTTTAGAAAAACATGAACAGTTTTACCTGATGGTAATATATTTCCAGAAGAAGAGCAAATAAAAATATTTATTCAAAAGAAAATTTTTATTCTTTACCTTTGTTTAAAAAATGAAAATGAAAATCTCCGTTGCATTATGCACCTATAACGGTGAAAAATATCTCAAGGAGCAAATCCTTTCTATATTAAATCAAACAAAAAAAGTAGATGAAATTATTATTTGTGATGATATATCTTCTGACAATACTTTTTCAATTATAAATAATTTTGCAAAAGAAAACCCTAATATTTTTAAAATTTATAAAAATGAGAATAACCTTAAAAGTGTTAAAAATTTCGAAAAAGCAATAAATTTATGCAATGGAGATATTATTTTCTTATCAGATCAAGATGATATATGGTGTAATAACAAAGTAGAAGATTATATAAAATATTTTATAGAACATCCAGAAATCAATGTAATCGCATCAAACGGTTTTTATATAGATGAAAATTCTAAAAAGCATGAGATGTATTCTATATGGGATGTTCCTAAATTTTTAAAAGAAAAGAAAATAGATTTTAATTATCATCAATTAACTATACTAGGTAGAAATATAGCTACTGGTGCATCAATGGCTTTTAGGAGAATTATAATTGAAGACATCTTACCTTTCCCTACAATAGATAATTTTCATCATGATGAGTGGATTGCTATGATTACAAGTTCAAAAAATCAATTTAGCTTCTTAGATAAACAATACTTTTACTATAGAATACACAACAACCAACAAGTTGGAGGAGTTTTTATAAAAAAAACAAATCTGAAAAACAAAAATTATTGGATATTTTTAATTTTGAAAGCCCTATTAATTCTTTCAATATATACAAGAAAAGAATAAGAAAACTAATTTCAAATTATAAGCTAAATTCTGAATTAGAAAAAACAAATTTGAAACTAAGCTCCTTACTTAAAAGTAATAAAGAGATAATTATAAAACAATACCAACGTAATAAAAGACAAATGAAAAAAAAACATCCTATTAAATTTTTTTTACTATCTATTTCAGATAAAATACTAAATAAAAGAAATTTTGATTAATGATAAAATTACCCCAAAATATTAAAAAGTAAAGAGATTACATTTTTTCATATATTTGAAAACTTAACAAATTCAAACAATGTTATTCAACACTTTAGATTTCGCATTATTTTTACCTTTAGTCTTTATTTTATATTGGTTTATAACTAATAACAATTTAAAATTACAGAATATTCTACTTTTAGTTGCTAGCTATTATTTTTATTCTTGCTGGGACTGGAGGTTTTTATTTTTATTAATCTTTTCAACATTATTAGATTATTTTACTGGGTTAAAGATTGACAAATCAGTTTCTAGAAATAAAAAATTATTTTGGCTTTGGTTAAGTATCATAATAAATGCAGGCTTTTTAGGATTCTTCAAGTATTATAATTTTTTTGTTACTGAATTTACTCATCTAATTTCAGTTTTCGGATATCAAATCAATTCTTGGTCGCTAAAAATAATTTTACCTGTTGGAATATCTTTCTATACTTTTCATGGTTTATCATATGTTATTGACATTTACTATGGTAGAATAAAAGCAGAAAAAAATTTCGTAGATTACTCATTATTTGTGAGTTTTTTTCCTCTTTTAGTAGCAGGCCCTATTGAAAGAGCAACTCATTTATTACCACAAATCAAAGTATCACGTAAATTTAATTATCACAAAAGTGTAGATGGTTTAAGACAAATATTATGGGGATTATTTAAAAAAATTGTTATTGCTGATCAATGCGCCGAAATGGCCAACATCATTTTTGGAAACTATCAAGAATATTCAAGTATTAGTTTAATAGGTGGTGCTATCTTTTTTACTTTTCAAATTTATGGTGATTTTTCTGGATATTCGGATATAGCTTTAGGAACAGCTCGATTATTTGGTATTGAACTACTCCGCAATTTTGCATTCCCATACTTTTCAAGAGATATAGCTGAATTCTGGAGAAGATGGCATATTTCATTATCTTCTTGGTTCAAAGATTATCTATATATACCACTTGGAGGTAGTAAAGGAGGGACTTTGATGCGTGTAAGAAATACTTTTATTATTTTTATTGTAAGTGGTTTTTGGCATGGAGCAAACTGGACTTTTATAGTTTGGGGATTACTTAATGCATTATACATTATACCATCTATTATTTTCAAAACGAATAGAAATTATTTAGAAATAGTTGCCAAAGGAAAATTATTACCCTCATTAAAAGAAAGTATTCAAATAACATCTACCTTTGCTTTAACCATTTTTGCGTGGATTTTCTTTAGATCCTTAGACATGAATAATGCTTTAAACTTTATCATTAGACTTTTTAGCTTTACAGAAGGATTGCACCTAAATGTTAGAGAAGATCTTATTATTCCCATTATCATCTTCTTCTTAATAGAATGGATTGGAAGAGACCAAGAATATGCTATAGCAAATTTCGGTTTAAAATGGGCCTCATCACTCCGATATACATTTTATATAGCCATAATTATTTGTTTATTTTGGTTTGGAGGGAAAGAACAACAATTTATATATTTTGATTTTTAAAATCGTTTAATCTAAAAACAATATAGATTTATTTTTTAAATAATGAAAAAATTAATTTTTAAAACCCTATTATTTTCCACTCCCTTTTTGTATCATTTATAGTACTTAAGTATTTCTATATACATTATCAAGGAGATTTATTTAGATTAGGCTATTATACTCATAATTATAATTACGAGTGGAAAAAACTTTTCAATAGTGATCAATATAAAAGAAAAAGACATTTTGATTTAGTTTCTGAAATAGACCTATCTAAAAAACATCAATATGATTTTTTAGCAATTGGAGACTCTTTCACAGAACAAGGAGCTTATTCTCATCAAGATTTTTTAGCTGAATACACAGGAAAAAAAGTATTACAATTAGATCGTTTCTATCATGATAATCCTCTTGAAACCGTAAAACGCCTTGCTAAAGGAGATTTTTTCGAAAAAATAAAGTGTAAATATATTATACTACAAAGTGTAGAAAGATACATTACCGAAAGAGGCTATTTTTTAGCCGATCAAAACAAAAATAATATTAATATTTCATCTCTTGATAGCATTAATGCTAAAAGAGAGAAAGATAAGGTAAATGAAAAATTAAATCTTGAATATAAAATAAATTTCTTCTCAAAAGATGTTATAAGATTACCTCTTTATAATTTTTTGTATCTATTTAGTGATAATGCGTATATATCAAAAACATATCACGTAAAAACTAATAAATCATTATTTAGTACAAATAATAATTTTTGTCTCTTTTACAAAGATGATTTAGATTTCAGAAAAAAAAGATGTGATAGAAGTGCTATAGAGCAAACAAATAAATATTTAAATAATTTATCTAAAATATTAAACTCAAAAAATATAAAATTAATAACATTAATAAGTCCAGATAAATATGATATCTACTATCCATATTTTCAAAATAAAGATAAATATCCAGCCCCAATCTTCTTTAATATATTCAACTCTTTACCAAAAAATTATATATACTTAGACAGTAAGAGTATATTGAAAGAAGAAATAAATAAAGAGAAAGATGTTTACTTATTTGACGATACCCATTGGGGGGCATTAGCAGCAAAATCAATAGCTTTAAACATTAAGAAATTATTAAAATAAAAAGATGAAAATAAGTGTTTGCATGATTACCTATAATCATGAGAAATATATAAAACAAGCAATTGAAAGTGTTTTAATGCAAGTAACAGATTTTGATTTTGAATTAATAATCTCAAATGATAATTCTAATGACTATACGGATAAAGTAATCAATGATCTTTTAACATCTCATCCAAAAGCAAATAGAATAAAATATATTAAAAACCAACAAAATCTAGGTATGATGCTAAATTTTGTGCAGGCACTCCAAAACTGCCAAGGAGAATATGTTGCTTTATGTGAAGGTGATGATTATTGGACAGACCCTAAAAAAATACAAAAACAAGTAGATTTTTTAGATAAAAATCCTAGTTTTTCAATTTGTTACCATTCAGTTGCTATTGATGACGGTACTACAATTTCGGAAGATCACATTACTAAAAAAGTTAATGAACATACCACAATACATGATTTAGCTTTAGGAAATTACATACATACATGTTCAGTTGTTTATAGAAACAATTTATTTGTCAATTTTCCTGACTATTTTTATGATGCACCAGTTGGTGATTATTTTATACATCTCCTAAACGCTCAATACGGAGATATATATCATATATCTGAAAAAATGGCGAATTACCGTATTCATAACTCTTCCTATTGGTCTAGTAAAGCTGATAAAGAACGAATTTCAATTTGGATTGAATTCTTAGAAAAAATAACCCCATTATTTAATACTGAAGTTCAATTAATTCTTAAAAAACAAATAGCTTCACATATCAAGAATAAAAAAAAATAGCATTACGTGAAAGAAAAAAATAATTTTAGATAATATTAAAAGTGTTTTTTTAAAATAAATTAAAGGTTCTATTTACTTTTTACAATTGAAAACACCTCAAATATTTAAAATTCAAAGATTTAAATAAAATTCAAATCCATTCAAGCATATTTGCCGATCCATACAAAAAATATTATAAATAACTATAATGATGAAAGTCAGTGTAAGTATGATTACTTATAATCATGAAAATTATATAGCTCAAGCCATTGAAGCAGTTTTGATGCAAAAAACAAATTTTGAAGTTGAATTAGTAATATCTAATGATAATTCAACGGATAATACACATGAAATTATTAAAGACGTTATTGCAACCAATAATACTAATATTAAAATCAAATATTTTAATAATTTAGAAAACAAAGGAATGATGCCTAACTTCATTCATAATTTAGAACACTGTGATGGCAATTATATTGCACTTTGTGATGGAGATGATTATTGGACTGATCCTTTAAAACTACAAAAACAGATTGATCTTTTAGAATCTAATTTAAACATTGCAATTTGTTATCATCAAGTAAATTCAGATTATAATGG
Coding sequences:
- a CDS encoding catalase, encoding MSEQELILNMQTILQEKMEKDYAKGKTERDAHPRSLGLLKANFKIIKNLPIDLQVGIFQPGKIYKSFVRISNASGKVQSDKEKDIRGFAMKLIEIEGKRFDTTESHTQDFLMISHPTMPLGTIKLFRDAIYYAVKWNPLILAMKMFFTGNGKILKELNNAKKNQTSPLDLTYWSTTPYMYGDKQIKFRIVPTSNTKSELPKVLSENYLTENMITHLQKDIATFDFFIQPFSDEINTPIENAGIEWNSPFIKVAEIEIPIQNFNTEERFDLAEQLSFSPSNSLEAHRPIGGINRARIEIYKALSKFRHERDNKPIIEPTINDLNFK
- a CDS encoding DoxX family protein, which codes for MNKFKSISFIVLRYLLALFMINAGAQHFIKPDFYTPFVPDFLPFKGFIILGSGIIELALGILLLLKNNLAKYAGLGIFILMLVFLPIHIKDVLVENPSIGSHKLAIIRLPFQFIFLAWSWGIWNHLKKQNETSENKQ
- a CDS encoding DUF2834 domain-containing protein, with translation MKRKHIYLLLSILGICYTWFFNIQYFQTAVDPSLLNFFRDAKCSLPAQSLEADLKVVVLTFFAFYIPDAIRLKIKYWWTLIPLTFLIAVAFTFPFYLFLRELALEKENN
- a CDS encoding NAD-dependent epimerase/dehydratase family protein, producing the protein MKKTAIILGATGLTGSYLLKLLLTSENYEKVKIFTRKSTGIKHPKLDEITGDILHLEKYSKDFKADEVFVVLVQLKLKHLIKKNILLLIMVYLLMLLNYVYKTTFLLLA
- a CDS encoding DinB family protein — protein: MDLEKIIFQLDYTTNEILNFINTTTEAERNFKKQENWNIPEILEHVYLTDQIIFSIISKPSSTISTQTEIVGNDKIREGLMDKRKEQKILAPEFLLPKGEFKEMTILTEVFINEREAFKIALKKGEVLVDNRVHKHPKIGDMTIVDWLNFMIHHTQRHIEQMKDNLSDFRAK
- a CDS encoding ketopantoate reductase family protein encodes the protein MKLAGIQATLSQDILSIIWEKFIFLSPIATATSYYNRCIGDVISTSESLETIKLLIEEVKILAQAKGIIISKDITEKTLMKYSSLPYHTTSSMHNDFKNKKEYTELETLTGYIIKSAVDFGIKTPTYSKLYKILIDK
- a CDS encoding ketopantoate reductase family protein, with the translated sequence MKTKILIAGVGGVGGYFGGLLASCFNNSDAIEINFLARGEHLKIIKNQGLTVLKEGADFIAKPFIASDNSFDFGVVDLIIITTKSYDLDDVILQLDPCIAKHTILLPLLNGVNSKERIKRKYPNNIVLEGCVYIVSRLREAGVVENIGNIETLFLEMLNIEMIN
- a CDS encoding glycosyltransferase family 2 protein, which produces MKMKISVALCTYNGEKYLKEQILSILNQTKKVDEIIICDDISSDNTFSIINNFAKENPNIFKIYKNENNLKSVKNFEKAINLCNGDIIFLSDQDDIWCNNKVEDYIKYFIEHPEINVIASNGFYIDENSKKHEMYSIWDVPKFLKEKKIDFNYHQLTILGRNIATGASMAFRRIIIEDILPFPTIDNFHHDEWIAMITSSKNQFSFLDKQYFYYRIHNNQQVGGVFIKKTNLKNKNYWIFLILKALLILSIYTRKE
- a CDS encoding MBOAT family O-acyltransferase encodes the protein MLFNTLDFALFLPLVFILYWFITNNNLKLQNILLLVASYYFYSCWDWRFLFLLIFSTLLDYFTGLKIDKSVSRNKKLFWLWLSIIINAGFLGFFKYYNFFVTEFTHLISVFGYQINSWSLKIILPVGISFYTFHGLSYVIDIYYGRIKAEKNFVDYSLFVSFFPLLVAGPIERATHLLPQIKVSRKFNYHKSVDGLRQILWGLFKKIVIADQCAEMANIIFGNYQEYSSISLIGGAIFFTFQIYGDFSGYSDIALGTARLFGIELLRNFAFPYFSRDIAEFWRRWHISLSSWFKDYLYIPLGGSKGGTLMRVRNTFIIFIVSGFWHGANWTFIVWGLLNALYIIPSIIFKTNRNYLEIVAKGKLLPSLKESIQITSTFALTIFAWIFFRSLDMNNALNFIIRLFSFTEGLHLNVREDLIIPIIIFFLIEWIGRDQEYAIANFGLKWASSLRYTFYIAIIICLFWFGGKEQQFIYFDF
- a CDS encoding alginate O-acetyltransferase AlgX-related protein yields the protein MYLFSDNAYISKTYHVKTNKSLFSTNNNFCLFYKDDLDFRKKRCDRSAIEQTNKYLNNLSKILNSKNIKLITLISPDKYDIYYPYFQNKDKYPAPIFFNIFNSLPKNYIYLDSKSILKEEINKEKDVYLFDDTHWGALAAKSIALNIKKLLK
- a CDS encoding glycosyltransferase, whose product is MKISVCMITYNHEKYIKQAIESVLMQVTDFDFELIISNDNSNDYTDKVINDLLTSHPKANRIKYIKNQQNLGMMLNFVQALQNCQGEYVALCEGDDYWTDPKKIQKQVDFLDKNPSFSICYHSVAIDDGTTISEDHITKKVNEHTTIHDLALGNYIHTCSVVYRNNLFVNFPDYFYDAPVGDYFIHLLNAQYGDIYHISEKMANYRIHNSSYWSSKADKERISIWIEFLEKITPLFNTEVQLILKKQIASHIKNKKK